A part of Methanohalobium evestigatum Z-7303 genomic DNA contains:
- the wrbA gene encoding NAD(P)H:quinone oxidoreductase: protein MKINIIFHSLFGHIYQLAEAVAEGAREVEGSDVNIYQVEETLSDEVLEKKGALESKETFSHIPTATLDTLTEADGLIFGTPTRFGMMTAQMRTLFDATGKLWANGDLIGKVGSVFTSSATQHGGQESTILNFHTTLLHHGMIIVGLPYSESRQMTLDEITGGSPYGASTIASPDGSRQPSKNELDIAHFQGKHVAEITKKLVE, encoded by the coding sequence ATGAAGATTAATATTATATTTCACAGTTTATTCGGGCATATCTACCAGTTGGCTGAAGCTGTTGCTGAAGGTGCCAGAGAAGTTGAAGGTTCAGATGTAAATATCTATCAGGTTGAAGAAACGCTTTCAGATGAAGTATTGGAAAAGAAAGGAGCTCTTGAATCAAAGGAAACTTTTTCCCACATTCCGACTGCTACACTGGACACACTGACAGAGGCCGATGGCCTAATATTTGGCACTCCAACACGTTTTGGTATGATGACCGCTCAGATGCGGACATTATTTGATGCCACCGGTAAATTATGGGCAAATGGAGACCTCATAGGCAAAGTAGGGAGTGTTTTTACATCCAGTGCTACCCAACATGGCGGTCAGGAATCAACAATCCTCAATTTCCATACCACACTGTTGCATCATGGAATGATCATTGTCGGATTGCCTTATTCAGAAAGCAGACAGATGACCCTTGATGAAATTACAGGTGGCAGTCCTTATGGTGCTTCAACAATCGCATCACCTGATGGAAGCCGACAGCCAAGCAAAAATGAGCTTGATATAGCCCATTTTCAGGGAAAACATGTAGCAGAAATTACAAAAAAACTGGTAGAATAA
- a CDS encoding ABC transporter permease has protein sequence MSIMSYFKLPSLSYRVFKVWLRNKDVFMTTLKVNLLPPLLSPLLYLFAIGLGLGTYINNIEGVSYIEFIAPAMIAVSMMYASFFECTFGSYVRMYYQKTFDAIIATPLTIEEVITGEMLWGATRSTINATLVVIIVSIMGLAEYPHSLLIIPFSFISGFLFACLGMCFTAISPNINTLTYPSILFITPMFLFSGTFFPLSLLPQILQYLAYAILPLTHIVMIIRSLTTGSLDIIMLGNFIWIAAASLILFVLSVNLMKKRLIV, from the coding sequence ATGTCGATTATGTCCTATTTTAAACTACCGAGTTTAAGTTACAGGGTTTTTAAAGTCTGGCTTCGGAACAAGGACGTCTTTATGACTACTCTAAAAGTTAACCTGCTCCCACCACTACTTAGTCCACTACTGTATTTATTCGCTATTGGTCTTGGACTTGGAACCTATATAAACAACATAGAAGGGGTTTCGTATATTGAATTCATTGCACCGGCAATGATAGCGGTATCCATGATGTATGCTTCTTTTTTTGAATGTACGTTCGGTTCATATGTCAGAATGTACTATCAAAAAACCTTCGATGCCATTATAGCAACTCCATTGACCATAGAAGAAGTGATCACCGGTGAAATGTTGTGGGGTGCTACCAGAAGTACAATTAACGCTACACTTGTAGTGATAATTGTCAGTATAATGGGTCTGGCTGAGTATCCTCATTCACTGTTAATTATACCTTTTTCATTTATTTCAGGTTTCCTTTTTGCATGTCTTGGAATGTGTTTTACTGCTATTTCTCCGAATATAAACACACTCACTTACCCGTCTATACTTTTTATAACCCCCATGTTCCTTTTCAGCGGTACGTTTTTCCCACTTTCACTTTTACCCCAGATTCTTCAATATCTTGCATATGCAATTCTTCCTTTAACGCATATTGTAATGATTATAAGGTCATTGACTACCGGTTCATTAGACATCATTATGCTGGGAAATTTTATATGGATAGCCGCAGCTTCACTAATTCTTTTTGTGCTGTCTGTAAATCTCATGAAAAAAAGGCTTATTGTATGA
- a CDS encoding ABC transporter ATP-binding protein, with translation MDFIAPVIVAQNLQKKFGELVAVDGINFTVEKSEVFGFLGPNGAGKTTAMRMIQCVSPKDDGKLEVFGMDVNTHQKEIKKNIGVVPQENNLDPDFTVYENLFVYSRYFDIPKKESKERVNSLLEFVQLEEKKDVMTYMLSGGMKRRLILARALVNNPSLLILDEPTVGLDPQARHLLWEKIRGLKKQNVTIVLTTHYLEEAAYLCDRLVIMDYGQILIEGDPDDIVKKYIGSDVVEVDNTKPVISCLNKTDINYETLDSTVQIYTNEPKDISDRLMKECEFEKITVRSATLEDVFLKLTGRKLRE, from the coding sequence GTGGATTTCATAGCTCCAGTTATTGTTGCTCAAAACCTGCAAAAGAAATTCGGAGAACTTGTTGCTGTTGATGGCATAAATTTTACAGTGGAGAAAAGCGAAGTTTTCGGATTTCTGGGACCAAACGGTGCAGGTAAAACCACTGCCATGAGGATGATACAGTGTGTTTCACCCAAGGATGATGGTAAACTTGAAGTATTCGGGATGGATGTAAACACACATCAAAAAGAAATAAAAAAAAACATAGGCGTTGTCCCACAGGAAAACAACCTTGACCCTGATTTTACTGTATATGAAAACCTATTTGTTTATTCTCGATATTTTGACATTCCAAAAAAGGAAAGTAAAGAACGTGTCAATAGTTTACTTGAATTTGTGCAACTGGAAGAGAAAAAAGACGTAATGACTTACATGTTATCAGGCGGAATGAAAAGACGTCTAATACTGGCAAGAGCTCTTGTTAACAACCCGAGTTTACTGATACTGGATGAACCTACAGTGGGTCTTGACCCTCAGGCAAGGCATCTATTATGGGAAAAAATCAGGGGTTTAAAAAAGCAAAATGTAACAATTGTACTTACTACCCATTATCTGGAAGAAGCAGCGTATCTATGTGATAGACTGGTTATCATGGATTACGGACAAATTCTGATTGAAGGAGACCCTGATGATATAGTTAAAAAATATATAGGTTCTGATGTAGTTGAAGTAGACAACACAAAGCCTGTTATATCCTGTCTGAATAAAACCGATATCAATTATGAAACCCTTGATAGTACTGTACAAATATATACAAATGAGCCTAAAGATATCTCAGACCGACTAATGAAGGAGTGTGAATTCGAAAAAATAACAGTCCGTTCAGCTACACTTGAAGACGTTTTTTTAAAACTTACAGGCAGGAAACTGAGAGAGTGA
- a CDS encoding ferredoxin-thioredoxin reductase catalytic domain-containing protein: MSSEARTERRKNKLRELFTRVVDPLGYKFSPDEELVDFLLEQEVMTEREKGAPYCPCQALPGNREEDMKLVCPCIPFNRKHFDIMKRCWCGLFVHKDVTDPDKLEQISPKELEKMEKETSE, encoded by the coding sequence ATGTCTTCCGAAGCACGAACTGAAAGAAGAAAAAATAAACTGAGAGAATTATTCACCAGAGTAGTAGACCCGCTGGGATACAAATTCAGCCCTGATGAAGAACTTGTTGATTTCCTGCTTGAACAGGAAGTTATGACTGAAAGGGAAAAGGGTGCTCCTTATTGTCCATGTCAGGCACTTCCAGGAAACCGTGAAGAGGATATGAAACTTGTATGCCCCTGCATACCCTTTAACAGAAAACACTTTGATATAATGAAACGCTGCTGGTGTGGGCTTTTTGTTCATAAGGATGTTACAGACCCTGATAAGCTTGAACAGATTTCTCCAAAAGAACTGGAAAAAATGGAAAAAGAAACATCTGAATAA
- a CDS encoding glutaredoxin family protein — translation MEKVFMYTLSTCPWCKKTKKFFEKRKIPYDYVDIDKLKDENEKERIIEEMKREAGSTATPFVIIGDEVIIGYKPKKYAELLGIEE, via the coding sequence ATGGAAAAAGTGTTCATGTATACGCTCAGCACATGTCCGTGGTGTAAAAAAACTAAGAAGTTTTTTGAAAAAAGAAAAATTCCTTATGATTATGTTGACATCGACAAATTAAAAGACGAAAACGAAAAAGAAAGGATAATTGAGGAAATGAAACGTGAAGCGGGAAGTACAGCCACTCCATTTGTTATAATCGGGGACGAGGTTATTATCGGATATAAACCGAAAAAATATGCTGAATTACTGGGTATTGAAGAATAA
- a CDS encoding Rieske (2Fe-2S) protein yields the protein MTESWVFAIDESSLQDNSLKGIKLEGNLILLVKIDREIYALSNKCAHMECLLSKGSLEGYTVKCPCHDWKFDVRTGEFVTANEIKIPTYQTKISEGSIYVNLEEGR from the coding sequence ATAACTGAATCTTGGGTTTTTGCAATTGATGAAAGCAGTTTACAGGATAATAGTTTAAAAGGTATCAAATTAGAAGGCAACCTTATACTTCTTGTAAAAATAGACAGAGAAATCTATGCACTATCAAATAAATGCGCACACATGGAATGCCTGCTGTCAAAAGGTTCTCTTGAAGGGTATACAGTAAAATGTCCTTGTCATGACTGGAAATTTGATGTAAGAACCGGTGAATTTGTTACTGCAAATGAAATAAAAATTCCAACTTACCAGACAAAAATATCAGAAGGAAGCATATACGTAAATCTTGAAGAGGGGAGATAA